A section of the Rhipicephalus sanguineus isolate Rsan-2018 chromosome 11, BIME_Rsan_1.4, whole genome shotgun sequence genome encodes:
- the LOC119373470 gene encoding salivary cystatin-L isoform X1 produces the protein MVSSTAALYGLVMAMLAVVACSGNEPIPVLGGWQKHNVGDNAIYEELAHFAISKQVAGRQFFDTVLELVDVETQVVAGINYRIKFKITESTCRITDVYSKTTCVPKSRENVKDVCTASVVDPATKKEPELLSFTCEGSSASH, from the exons ATGGTTTCGTCAACGGCCGCCTTGTATGGGCTTGTGATGGCTATGTTGGCCGTCGTCGCGTGCAGCGGAAACGAGCCGATACCGGTGCTTGGAGGTTGGCAGAAGCACAACGTGGGAGACAATGCCATCTACGAGGAGCTGGCCCACTTTGCCATTTCCAAGCAGGTGGCAGGCCGGCAGTTTTTCGACACCGTGCTCGAACTCGTCGATGTCGAGACACAG GTAGTAGCGGGTATAAACTACCGAATCAAATTCAAGATAACTGAATCGACCTGCAGAATTACGGACGTTTACAGCAAGACGACATGTGTACCCAAGTCACGAGAG AACGTCAAGGACGTCTGTACTGCCAGTGTCGTTGACCCTGCAACGAAGAAGGAGCCCGAACTTCTCTCATTCACC